The [Clostridium] celerecrescens 18A genomic sequence AGGTGGTATTCACCCATTCATCAATATCTGCCAGCGGAGATTCTCCCGTACCGGTAGGCTGGTAGCTTTCTACCTCCGGAAGGGTGAGAGGAAGCTGGTCTTCCGGAACCGGAACATTACCGCAGTGCGGACAATGAATGATAGGAATGGGTTCTCCCCAGTAACGCTGTCTTGAGAATACCCAGTCACGCAGCTTAAAGTTTTCGGTTTTCTTTCCAAGGCCCCGTTTCTCGATCATTGCCGGAGCTTCTTTTTTAAGGAAAGAAGACTCCATTCCGTTCCACTCACCGGAATTGATCATCGTTCCGCTGGCATCGGTATAGGCTTCGGACATATTTTCAATTTCCTCGCCGTCCTTTGAGATAACCTGGACAATGGGGATGTTGAACTTTTTAGCAAACTCAAAATCCCTGTCATCATGGGCAGGTACGCACATGATGGCACCGGTACCGTAGTCGGCAAGCACATAATCGGATAGCCAGATGGGTACCTTGGCACCGCTTAAGGGATTTACTGCATAGCTGCCGGTAAATACACCGGTCTTTTCTTTATCCTGAAGACGGTCCACGTTTGACTTCATGGATGCATCGTAGATATACTTCTCAACTGCTTCTTTATTTTCCGGAGAAGCAAGGCCTGCGGCAAGGGCGTGTTCCGGTGCAAGCACCATAAAGGTGGCTCCGTATAAGGTATCAGGTCTGGTAGTATAAACTGTGATGTTCTCCTCTTTTCCGTCTACCTTAAAATCAACCTCAGCACCATAGGATTTTCCGATCCATTCAGACTGCATCTTCTTGACTTTTTCCGGCCAGTCGAGCTTATCCAGATCATTTAACAAACGATCTGCGTAAGCGGTGATTTTTAACATCCACTGTCTTAAGTTCTTCTTTGTAACTCCAGTTCCGCAGCGCTCACAGCACCCGTTTACAACTTCTTCGTTTGCAAGCCCTGTCTTACAGGATGGGCACCAGTTGATAGGGAATTCCTTCTCATAGGCCAGGCCCTTTTTAAACATCTGAACAAAAATCCACTGGGTCCATTTATAGAAGCCGGGATCCGTGGTGTTGACCTCCATATCCCAGTCATAAACAGCCGCGATCTCATTGATCTGACGCTTGATGCCCGCTACGTTTTCCGCTGTGGATTTTGCCGGATGAACTCCCATCTTGATGGCGTAATTCTCCGCCGGCAGGCCGAACGCATCCCAGCCCATGGGGTGAATCACATAATGCCCCTTTAAAATCTGATACCGGCTCCAAACATCAGAAATTACATAGCCTCTCCAATGTCCTACATGAAGACCGCTTCCTGATGGATACGGAAACATATCCAGACAGTAATATTTCTGCTTCTTTCCATCATCAACATTGATGGGGCTCTTTGCCCAGTTTTCCCGCCATTTTTTCTCAATGGCGCTGTGGTTGTATGACGCTGCCATAACAAAATTTCCTCCTTTTACAACAGGGTTTTTCCCTGTATCAAATGTCTGCAGATAAAATAATATCCGTATGAACGTATAAAAAAATGCGCCTCAGACCGTTCATACGGCCATAGAGACGCAGGATCTACCGCGTGGTACCACTCTATTTCATACAAGTTTTGTATGCTCTCACTGGATATCAAAGAACATATCCGCCCGCTTTAACGGTCAGGACACCGGCAATGCCTACACAGAAAGCAGAGCTTCCTTCAGCACGCTACTCAAAGGCCAGTTCGGCTGTCATTCCCAACCGGCTTCCACCACCCGCCGGCTCTCTGTATGTTTCAGACAGCTTACTACTCCTAATCACAGTATTTTTGCTAACTACAAATGTAACATAATTGACGAATTGTGTCAACCGTATTTTAAGAAACCCAGAATTTCTATGGACTGTCTTTCTTTTTATTAACTGGACGAAATGATAAAGGTCACAGTCGAAACAAGAAAAAACAAGATCATTCCAAGATTTAAGAACAGTACTTTAAATGCCCCTTTTCCCCATGTCTCCATAAGTCCGGGGTGAAACACTAATTTTTTTTGATTGATAAAAAACAAAATGGTTCCGGCAATAACCGCTCCCAGCATAAAAATGGAATAGGCTACGGTAAGCTGCAGATTATCTCCTATATGAAGAGCCACAACAGAACCAAGGAAATTAATGATCATATGAAAAATGATGGTATAGCGAAGCTTCCCCGTCTGAATATAAATATAGGCTAACACCAGACCGATTCCAAAGGCATAAAAGAACTGGTAAAAGTTTCCGTGGCTTAAGCCAAAAACAACGCTGGATACTAAAATCGCAGCCTTATCTCCATAGAGCCGGATCCGGTCAATTAAGACCTTACGAAAGAGGATTTCCTCACAAATTGGGGCCATGACCACCATGGTGACAAAAATTGACCAGGTGCTTAAGCCCTTCATCACTTCCTCTACCGGGTTTACCATAGGCTTTCCCAATAAGGCGCAGACGATACTCATAAGGCTCTGGCCCATTAGATTTCCAAAAAACAGGGCACTCATACAGACCAGGAATCCGGAAACCAGCATTCCTGCCCCGGCCTTTCTTGCCTCGGGTCTGTATAAGACCGGCATATCCTTTATAATCAGG encodes the following:
- a CDS encoding CPBP family intramembrane glutamic endopeptidase, whose translation is MEDRRNAWKAFSRVGIGYGAFLLVTIVIQLEVGVVALLLSRFGMNITFGNWYMVFVSLSNYLMGGVVACLIIKDMPVLYRPEARKAGAGMLVSGFLVCMSALFFGNLMGQSLMSIVCALLGKPMVNPVEEVMKGLSTWSIFVTMVVMAPICEEILFRKVLIDRIRLYGDKAAILVSSVVFGLSHGNFYQFFYAFGIGLVLAYIYIQTGKLRYTIIFHMIINFLGSVVALHIGDNLQLTVAYSIFMLGAVIAGTILFFINQKKLVFHPGLMETWGKGAFKVLFLNLGMILFFLVSTVTFIISSS
- the leuS gene encoding leucine--tRNA ligase, which produces MAASYNHSAIEKKWRENWAKSPINVDDGKKQKYYCLDMFPYPSGSGLHVGHWRGYVISDVWSRYQILKGHYVIHPMGWDAFGLPAENYAIKMGVHPAKSTAENVAGIKRQINEIAAVYDWDMEVNTTDPGFYKWTQWIFVQMFKKGLAYEKEFPINWCPSCKTGLANEEVVNGCCERCGTGVTKKNLRQWMLKITAYADRLLNDLDKLDWPEKVKKMQSEWIGKSYGAEVDFKVDGKEENITVYTTRPDTLYGATFMVLAPEHALAAGLASPENKEAVEKYIYDASMKSNVDRLQDKEKTGVFTGSYAVNPLSGAKVPIWLSDYVLADYGTGAIMCVPAHDDRDFEFAKKFNIPIVQVISKDGEEIENMSEAYTDASGTMINSGEWNGMESSFLKKEAPAMIEKRGLGKKTENFKLRDWVFSRQRYWGEPIPIIHCPHCGNVPVPEDQLPLTLPEVESYQPTGTGESPLADIDEWVNTTCPVCGAPAKRETNTMPQWAGSSWYFLRYVDSHNDNELVSKEKAKKYLPVDMYIGGVEHAVLHLLYSRFYTKFLNDIGVVDFDEPFTKLFNQGMINGKNGIKMSKSKGNVVSPDDLVRDYGCDALRMYELFVGPPELDAEWDDRGIEGVSRFLHRFWNLVADSSNKDVEATRDMLRLRNKLIFDIEQRFNQFNLNTVISGFMEYNNKLIDLAKKTGGIDKETLKAFVVLVAPFAPHIGEELWQQLGGETSVFHAQWPECDEEAMKDDEIEVAVQVNGKTRAVVKLPADVAKEDAIEAGKALITDKITGTIVKEIYVPGRIVNIVCK